One genomic region from Paramicrobacterium agarici encodes:
- the ccsB gene encoding c-type cytochrome biogenesis protein CcsB has translation MVDLNSFSLLALWSATVLYALALIAFSLDLARRSSEVKEASAAQSAVATSAEQSVAQAGGGVAVKTRPVKPQSSEPAVTAKRSPSLRSAMALMVLGFLLHVAADVTRGIAAERVPWANLYEFVMTGTMLVVAVFLVVNIKVDLRYLGTFISLLVVSLLCMGTINFYVEVAPLPPALQSAWLVIHVFLATTAMGFLALGCALSVLQLIQARTEARRAALGELKLKFMATFPSAQRLENLAYRTVIVGFVLWTFTLIAGSIWAEAAWGRYWGWDTKEVWTFIIWVIYAGYIHARATKGWRGSRAAWLAIIGFGTVIFNFTVVNIFFNGLHSYSGL, from the coding sequence ATCGTGGATCTCAATTCGTTCTCATTGCTGGCCCTGTGGTCGGCGACGGTGCTGTACGCGCTTGCGCTCATTGCGTTCTCGCTTGACCTGGCGCGCCGAAGCTCCGAGGTGAAAGAGGCATCCGCCGCGCAGTCCGCTGTCGCGACGTCGGCGGAGCAATCTGTCGCGCAGGCCGGCGGAGGCGTCGCCGTCAAGACGCGCCCGGTGAAGCCGCAGAGCTCTGAACCCGCCGTCACAGCGAAGCGCTCGCCGTCGCTGCGTTCGGCCATGGCGCTCATGGTGCTGGGCTTTCTGCTGCACGTCGCCGCCGACGTGACGCGGGGCATCGCAGCCGAGCGCGTGCCGTGGGCGAACCTCTACGAATTCGTCATGACGGGCACGATGCTCGTCGTCGCCGTGTTCCTCGTGGTGAACATCAAGGTCGACCTGCGGTACCTCGGCACGTTCATTTCGCTGCTCGTCGTCTCGCTGCTGTGCATGGGCACGATCAACTTCTACGTCGAGGTCGCCCCGCTGCCTCCGGCGCTGCAGTCGGCGTGGCTCGTGATTCACGTATTCCTCGCGACGACGGCGATGGGCTTTCTTGCGCTCGGCTGCGCGCTGAGCGTGCTGCAGCTGATTCAGGCGCGCACCGAGGCGCGGCGCGCGGCGCTGGGTGAGCTGAAGCTCAAGTTCATGGCGACGTTCCCGTCGGCGCAGCGTCTTGAGAACCTCGCATACCGCACGGTCATCGTGGGCTTTGTGCTGTGGACGTTCACGCTCATCGCCGGATCGATCTGGGCCGAGGCGGCCTGGGGTCGCTACTGGGGCTGGGACACCAAGGAAGTGTGGACGTTCATCATCTGGGTGATCTATGCCGGATACATCCATGCGCGTGCAACGAAGGGCTGGCGCGGCAGTCGAGCCGCGTGGCTCGCGATCATCGGCTTCGGCACGGTGATCTTCAACTTCACCGTCGTGAACATCTTCTTCAACGGCCTGCACAGCTACTCGGGGCTGTAA
- a CDS encoding DUF3054 domain-containing protein codes for MIVVALILDVVLTLGFAISGRSSHAEVLDPVGIWGTWWPFLAALAIGWVVTLAWRRPLDVVRTGIPVWIITVAGGMLLRAASGQGIAVPFIIVATLVLGLALVGWRLIALLVRTLHARNARKAKE; via the coding sequence ATGATCGTCGTCGCGCTCATTCTCGACGTCGTCCTGACGCTCGGCTTCGCGATCTCGGGGCGCTCGAGCCATGCCGAGGTACTCGATCCCGTGGGCATCTGGGGCACCTGGTGGCCGTTTCTCGCGGCGCTCGCGATCGGCTGGGTCGTGACGCTCGCGTGGCGCCGGCCGCTCGACGTCGTGCGCACCGGCATCCCGGTGTGGATCATCACGGTTGCGGGCGGGATGCTGCTGCGCGCAGCATCCGGACAGGGAATCGCCGTGCCGTTCATCATCGTTGCCACCCTCGTGCTCGGGCTCGCCCTTGTGGGGTGGCGTCTCATCGCGCTGCTGGTACGCACCCTGCATGCTCGGAACGCGCGAAAAGCGAAGGAGTAA
- the resB gene encoding cytochrome c biogenesis protein ResB — protein sequence MSRPSDYTDGRDDGPSEQPVSQPKLGVVGWLRWIWRQLTSMRTALLLLLLLAIAAIPGSLVPQRSSDPNGVTQYFTEHPDLAPVLDSIQMFDVFTSAWFSAIYILLFTSLIGCVIPRVKHHIGALRAKPPRTPVRLSRLSDYSEVTYRAGDGVEADAAAAVSSARDLLKKSGYRVELYEAPATKTSPASISVSAERGYLRETGNLVFHSALLLILLVVGIGGGFGYSGQRVVVEGQSFVNVLGDYDSFSPGRFFDPSQLAPYSLTLDEFNVDYETENLNAYGQPIDFEANVTTRTPSGDAHDTAIKVNEPLRFEGTDVYLLGNGYAPTITVKDPEGNIVFTDSVPFLPQDSSTLTSVGVVKVPDGLDKQLGMVGFFYPTAYPLESGAYTSTYPDLEYPLLTLNVYTGDLGIDGGVPKSVYSLDVDGMTQLTGGDTGVESIELMPGQSTELPHGLGTIEFVNENPQKGSYAGSVHRFASFDIHSDKTQLGVAIGAGLVLLGLLTSLFVPRRRVWVKAYDNDDGSVRIEYAGLARGEDPGLADAVESVAYRHGTALGVDRE from the coding sequence TTGTCCCGGCCATCTGATTACACTGACGGGCGCGACGACGGCCCGAGCGAGCAGCCCGTCTCGCAACCCAAGCTCGGCGTCGTGGGCTGGCTGCGCTGGATCTGGCGGCAGCTCACGAGCATGCGCACGGCGCTCCTGCTCCTGCTTCTGCTCGCGATCGCGGCGATTCCCGGCTCGCTCGTTCCGCAGCGCTCGAGCGACCCCAACGGCGTCACGCAGTATTTCACCGAGCATCCCGATCTCGCGCCGGTGCTCGACAGCATCCAGATGTTCGACGTCTTCACGTCTGCATGGTTCTCAGCGATCTACATTCTGCTGTTCACATCGCTCATCGGCTGTGTCATTCCGCGCGTCAAGCACCACATCGGCGCCCTGCGCGCGAAGCCGCCGCGCACGCCCGTACGCCTCAGCCGCCTGAGCGACTACAGCGAGGTCACGTACCGCGCGGGCGACGGTGTCGAGGCGGATGCCGCGGCCGCGGTGTCGTCAGCACGCGATCTGCTCAAGAAGTCGGGGTACCGCGTCGAGCTGTACGAAGCGCCGGCTACCAAGACGTCACCCGCGAGCATCTCGGTCTCGGCGGAGCGCGGGTACCTGCGCGAGACGGGCAACCTGGTCTTCCACTCGGCGCTTCTGCTGATTCTGCTGGTCGTGGGCATCGGAGGCGGCTTCGGCTACTCGGGGCAGCGCGTCGTGGTGGAGGGGCAGTCGTTCGTCAACGTGCTCGGCGACTACGACTCGTTCAGCCCAGGGCGTTTCTTCGACCCGTCTCAACTCGCCCCCTACTCGCTCACGCTCGACGAGTTCAACGTCGACTACGAGACCGAGAACCTCAACGCCTATGGGCAGCCCATCGACTTCGAAGCCAACGTCACGACGCGCACGCCCTCGGGCGACGCCCACGACACCGCGATCAAAGTCAACGAGCCGCTGCGCTTCGAGGGCACCGATGTCTATCTGCTGGGCAACGGCTATGCCCCCACGATCACGGTGAAGGACCCCGAGGGCAACATCGTCTTCACGGACTCGGTGCCGTTCTTGCCGCAGGACTCGTCGACGCTCACGTCCGTCGGCGTCGTCAAGGTTCCCGACGGCCTCGACAAGCAGCTGGGCATGGTCGGGTTCTTCTACCCGACCGCGTACCCTCTCGAGTCGGGGGCTTACACGTCCACGTATCCCGACCTCGAGTACCCCCTGCTGACGCTCAACGTGTACACGGGTGACCTCGGCATCGACGGCGGCGTGCCGAAATCGGTGTACTCGCTCGACGTCGACGGCATGACCCAGCTCACGGGCGGCGACACGGGCGTCGAATCGATCGAGCTCATGCCGGGGCAGAGCACGGAGCTACCCCACGGGCTCGGCACGATCGAGTTTGTCAATGAGAACCCGCAGAAGGGCAGCTATGCCGGCTCTGTGCACCGCTTCGCATCGTTCGACATTCACAGCGACAAGACGCAGCTGGGCGTCGCGATCGGCGCGGGACTTGTTCTTCTGGGCCTGCTCACGTCGCTCTTCGTGCCCCGGCGCCGCGTGTGGGTGAAGGCGTACGATAACGACGACGGCTCGGTGCGCATCGAGTACGCGGGGCTTGCGCGCGGTGAGGACCCGGGGCTGGCGGATGCTGTCGAGTCCGTCGCCTACCGGCACGGCACCGCGCTGGGGGTGGACCGCGAATGA
- a CDS encoding cytochrome c biogenesis CcdA family protein, whose translation MNPGEIVISGQLLLAIPIAALAGLVSFASPCVLPLVPGYLAYVGGASTAQQGAKAATRDRARLLLGVVLFITGFSVIFTAYGFAFGSLGQWLVAYGPLITQILGAVVILMGLVFIGQVTFLQRTFRPTWTPKTGLLGAPLLGVVFGIGWAPCVGPTLVAIQSLSFGSASPWRGALLSFVYCLGLGIPFVILGLGATWATKSVTFLRRHIRAINIIGGILLILIGILMVTGVWTSLISMLAGVMPYFVPAI comes from the coding sequence GTGAATCCCGGAGAGATCGTCATCAGCGGTCAGCTGCTGCTCGCCATTCCCATTGCGGCGCTCGCAGGCCTCGTCTCGTTCGCATCGCCGTGCGTGCTTCCGCTCGTTCCCGGCTATCTCGCCTATGTCGGCGGTGCATCGACGGCGCAGCAGGGGGCAAAGGCGGCGACGCGCGATCGCGCACGGCTGCTGCTCGGCGTCGTGCTGTTCATCACGGGCTTCTCGGTGATCTTCACGGCGTACGGCTTCGCCTTCGGCAGTCTCGGGCAGTGGCTCGTCGCATACGGCCCGCTCATCACGCAGATCCTCGGTGCCGTCGTGATTCTCATGGGCCTCGTGTTCATCGGCCAGGTGACGTTTTTGCAGAGGACGTTCCGCCCGACGTGGACGCCGAAGACGGGGCTTCTCGGTGCTCCGCTGCTCGGCGTCGTGTTCGGCATCGGCTGGGCGCCGTGCGTCGGTCCGACGCTCGTGGCGATCCAGTCGCTCAGCTTCGGCTCGGCCTCGCCATGGCGCGGGGCGCTGCTGAGCTTCGTGTACTGCCTCGGCCTCGGCATTCCGTTCGTCATCTTAGGCCTAGGTGCCACGTGGGCGACCAAGAGCGTCACGTTCCTGCGCCGTCACATCCGCGCGATCAACATCATCGGCGGCATCCTGCTCATCCTTATCGGGATCCTCATGGTCACCGGCGTCTGGACGTCGCTCATCAGCATGCTCGCGGGGGTGATGCCGTACTTTGTCCCGGCCATCTGA
- a CDS encoding TlpA family protein disulfide reductase, whose product MTRARHTTRMLSAAAAALASVLLVAGCSSDPLAEQYKEGSSKGYIAGDGSVMEIAEPDRGEPVDFSGTTESGDEISSSDLVGDVVVVNFWYASCAPCRAEAPILDNVFEEYSDDGVEFVGVNLRDQPGTAASFNDTYDVGYSSIIDVDTGSVKLAFADTVPPNSVPTTIVLDKQGRVAARILGAIEDTSILSTLVEDALAGT is encoded by the coding sequence ATGACTCGAGCACGACACACCACACGGATGCTGTCGGCCGCCGCAGCCGCGCTCGCCTCGGTGCTTCTGGTCGCCGGCTGCTCGAGCGATCCCCTCGCCGAGCAGTACAAAGAGGGAAGCAGCAAGGGGTACATCGCGGGCGACGGCTCGGTCATGGAGATCGCCGAGCCCGACCGCGGCGAACCGGTCGACTTCTCGGGAACCACGGAGTCAGGTGACGAGATCTCGTCGAGCGACCTCGTCGGCGACGTCGTGGTCGTGAACTTCTGGTACGCCTCGTGTGCTCCGTGCAGGGCCGAGGCGCCCATTCTCGACAATGTTTTTGAGGAGTACTCCGATGACGGCGTCGAGTTCGTCGGCGTCAACCTGCGCGACCAGCCGGGAACCGCCGCCTCGTTCAACGACACCTACGACGTCGGCTACTCGTCGATCATCGACGTCGACACGGGCAGTGTGAAACTCGCGTTCGCCGACACCGTTCCGCCCAACAGCGTTCCGACCACGATCGTGCTGGACAAGCAGGGCCGGGTGGCCGCGCGCATTCTGGGGGCGATCGAAGACACGTCGATTCTGTCGACGCTGGTCGAAGACGCCCTGGCAGGGACGTGA
- a CDS encoding histidine phosphatase family protein: MVASQIHLVRHGEVHNPSRVLYGRIPGFGLSDRGRSMAQAAADDLARRKRPVSRVIASPLQRTQESAAPIATAFELSIENDARVIEPSNYFEGMRMSSALRNPRNWYAVRNPRKPSWGEPYADIVTRMLEAITDAWENTESGDVVLVSHQLPIWMAHSSILGIPLHHDPRKRRCSLSSITTLEHTGKRFVEVGYAEPALLLTAGAVDVGAV, encoded by the coding sequence GTGGTTGCCTCGCAGATCCACCTCGTCCGGCATGGCGAGGTGCATAATCCCTCGCGCGTGCTGTATGGACGCATTCCCGGTTTCGGTCTCTCCGACCGCGGACGCAGCATGGCACAGGCCGCCGCCGACGATCTGGCGCGGCGCAAACGGCCCGTGTCGCGCGTGATCGCGTCACCGCTGCAGCGCACGCAAGAATCGGCGGCCCCCATTGCGACGGCGTTCGAGCTCTCGATCGAGAACGACGCTCGCGTGATCGAGCCGAGTAACTACTTCGAAGGCATGCGCATGAGCAGCGCACTGCGCAATCCGCGCAACTGGTACGCCGTGCGCAACCCCCGCAAGCCCAGCTGGGGCGAGCCCTACGCCGACATCGTCACTCGCATGCTCGAGGCGATCACCGATGCGTGGGAGAACACGGAATCAGGCGACGTCGTGCTCGTGAGCCATCAGCTTCCGATCTGGATGGCCCATTCCAGCATCCTGGGCATTCCGCTTCACCACGACCCGCGCAAGCGTCGCTGCTCTCTGTCGAGCATCACGACTCTTGAGCACACGGGCAAGCGCTTCGTCGAGGTGGGCTACGCCGAACCCGCGCTTCTGCTGACGGCAGGTGCCGTCGACGTGGGTGCCGTATGA
- the aspS gene encoding aspartate--tRNA ligase — MLRTHNAGTLGLEHLGETVTLAGWVDRRRDHGGVAFIDLRDASGIAQVVIRDEDVAHPLRSEFVLQVTGTVQKRPEGNANDNLSTGQIEVIAETVIVLNEAAPLPFQVSTALDGTETIGEEARLKHRYLDLRRPDPARALRLRAKANKAARDVLDEREFVEIETPTLTRSTPEGARDFLVPARLNPGSWYALPQSPQLFKQLLMVAGMERYYQIARCYRDEDFRADRQPEFTQLDIEMSFVEQSDIIEIGEKIVSALWKLIGYTVPTPIPHMTYAEAMQKYGSDKPDLRFGLEITELTEYFANTGFRVFQNPYVGAIVFPGGASTPRRGFDAWQEWARGRGAKGLAYVTIAEDGTLGGPVAKNLSDAEREGLADAVGAKPGDAIFFAAGTPRDSRALLGAARLEVGRAANLIDDDAWAFVWIVDAPMFEPAEEAVASGDVAVGAGRWTAVHHAFTAPKPEYRDTFDTDPEHALSYAYDIVCNGNEIGGGSIRIHERDVQERVFEVMGLDEENARTKFGFLLDAFAYGAPPHGGIAFGWDRVIALLTGSDSIREVIAFPKTGNGFDPLTQAPAPITPQQRKEAGVDARPKQSDDE; from the coding sequence GTGCTTCGCACTCACAACGCCGGAACACTCGGACTCGAGCACCTGGGCGAGACGGTCACTCTCGCCGGCTGGGTCGACCGTCGCCGCGATCACGGAGGAGTGGCTTTCATCGATCTGCGTGATGCATCGGGCATCGCTCAGGTCGTCATTCGCGATGAAGACGTGGCGCACCCGCTGCGCTCGGAGTTCGTGCTGCAGGTGACGGGCACCGTGCAGAAGCGGCCGGAGGGCAACGCCAACGACAACCTGTCGACGGGGCAGATCGAGGTCATCGCCGAGACCGTCATCGTGCTCAACGAGGCCGCGCCGCTGCCGTTTCAGGTGTCGACCGCTCTCGACGGAACCGAGACCATCGGCGAAGAAGCTCGCCTCAAGCACCGCTACCTCGACTTGCGTCGGCCCGATCCCGCACGTGCCCTGCGCCTGCGCGCGAAAGCGAACAAGGCAGCGCGCGACGTGCTCGACGAGCGCGAGTTCGTCGAGATCGAGACGCCGACGCTCACGCGCTCCACGCCAGAGGGCGCGCGCGACTTTCTCGTGCCCGCGCGCCTCAACCCCGGCTCGTGGTACGCGCTGCCGCAGTCCCCGCAGCTGTTCAAGCAGCTGCTCATGGTGGCCGGCATGGAGCGGTACTACCAGATCGCCCGCTGCTACCGCGACGAGGACTTCCGCGCCGACCGGCAGCCCGAGTTCACGCAGCTCGACATCGAGATGAGCTTTGTCGAGCAGAGCGACATCATCGAAATCGGCGAGAAGATCGTCTCGGCGCTGTGGAAGCTCATCGGCTACACCGTTCCGACCCCGATTCCGCACATGACGTACGCAGAGGCGATGCAGAAGTACGGCAGCGACAAGCCCGACCTGCGCTTCGGCCTCGAGATCACTGAGCTCACCGAGTACTTCGCCAACACCGGCTTCCGGGTGTTCCAGAACCCCTATGTCGGCGCGATCGTCTTTCCCGGTGGCGCATCGACGCCGCGCCGCGGCTTTGATGCGTGGCAGGAATGGGCCCGCGGCCGCGGAGCGAAGGGACTCGCGTACGTCACGATCGCCGAAGATGGCACGCTCGGAGGGCCGGTTGCCAAGAACCTCAGCGACGCAGAGCGCGAGGGGCTCGCGGATGCTGTCGGAGCGAAGCCCGGAGATGCGATCTTCTTCGCGGCGGGAACTCCGCGCGACTCGCGTGCCCTGCTCGGCGCCGCTCGTCTCGAGGTCGGCCGTGCCGCCAACCTCATCGACGACGATGCGTGGGCGTTCGTCTGGATCGTGGACGCCCCCATGTTCGAGCCGGCCGAGGAAGCCGTGGCCTCAGGCGACGTCGCCGTCGGAGCCGGCCGGTGGACGGCCGTGCATCACGCGTTCACGGCGCCGAAGCCGGAGTATCGCGACACGTTCGACACCGACCCCGAACACGCGCTGTCGTACGCGTATGACATCGTCTGCAACGGCAACGAGATCGGCGGAGGCTCGATCCGTATTCACGAGCGCGACGTTCAAGAGCGCGTCTTCGAGGTGATGGGGCTCGACGAAGAGAACGCGCGCACGAAGTTCGGCTTTCTTCTCGACGCCTTCGCGTACGGCGCTCCCCCGCACGGCGGAATCGCGTTCGGCTGGGATCGCGTCATCGCCCTGCTCACCGGGTCAGACTCGATTCGGGAGGTCATCGCGTTTCCCAAGACCGGAAACGGCTTCGACCCGCTTACGCAGGCCCCCGCGCCCATCACGCCTCAGCAGCGCAAAGAGGCTGGCGTCGACGCCAGGCCGAAGCAGAGCGACGACGAGTAG
- a CDS encoding Dabb family protein, with protein MAIKHIVMWTLAGDDDAAKADAANEIAARLEALVGRIAGIQSLEVTRNAAFDDVNYDLALISVHDDVAALKAYQVHPEHAEVAAYIRSVVAQRASIDLEA; from the coding sequence ATGGCCATCAAGCACATCGTGATGTGGACGCTCGCGGGGGACGACGACGCAGCAAAGGCGGATGCTGCGAACGAGATCGCCGCTCGGCTTGAGGCGCTCGTGGGGCGCATCGCCGGCATCCAGTCACTCGAGGTCACGCGCAACGCGGCGTTCGACGATGTGAATTACGACCTTGCGCTCATCTCGGTGCACGACGATGTCGCAGCGCTCAAGGCCTACCAAGTGCATCCCGAGCACGCGGAGGTTGCGGCGTACATCCGCAGCGTCGTCGCCCAGCGGGCATCCATCGATCTCGAGGCGTAG
- a CDS encoding glutaredoxin family protein — translation MTITVTLIGKPECHLCDDARGAIERVLTQIPSAASVTLEEKSILDDTALYERYWEQIPVVLIDGEQHTFWRVDERRLASALTEDDA, via the coding sequence ATGACAATAACCGTCACGCTCATCGGCAAACCGGAGTGCCACCTGTGCGACGATGCCCGAGGCGCGATCGAGCGGGTGCTCACGCAGATTCCCTCTGCAGCATCCGTGACTCTCGAAGAGAAATCGATTCTCGACGACACCGCTCTGTACGAGCGCTACTGGGAGCAGATTCCCGTTGTACTGATCGACGGCGAGCAGCACACCTTCTGGCGCGTCGACGAGCGTCGTCTCGCGTCAGCGCTGACCGAAGACGACGCCTGA
- a CDS encoding 30S ribosomal protein bS22, whose product MGSVIKKRRKRMAKKKHRKLLRKTRHQRRNKK is encoded by the coding sequence GTGGGTTCAGTTATCAAGAAGCGTCGCAAGCGCATGGCGAAGAAGAAGCACCGCAAACTTCTTCGCAAGACGCGCCACCAGCGTCGCAACAAGAAGTAG
- a CDS encoding helix-turn-helix domain-containing protein produces the protein MAKEFDDVRFLTVAEVADMMRVSKMTVYRMVHAGELPAIRFGRSFRVPESAIADAITRNVADSA, from the coding sequence GTGGCTAAAGAATTCGACGACGTGCGGTTTCTGACCGTCGCCGAGGTCGCCGACATGATGCGGGTCTCGAAGATGACCGTCTACCGCATGGTTCACGCCGGCGAGCTGCCCGCTATTCGCTTCGGGCGGTCCTTTCGCGTTCCCGAGTCGGCGATCGCTGATGCCATCACGCGCAACGTCGCAGATTCTGCGTGA
- a CDS encoding helix-turn-helix transcriptional regulator: MAETVHNRIAMLRAERRVSRRSLAEALGVHYQTIGYLERGEYSPSLYLALKIAEYFDVPVEVLFSLEEFRRIG; this comes from the coding sequence GTGGCCGAGACGGTTCATAACCGCATCGCGATGCTGCGCGCCGAGCGCCGCGTCTCGCGTCGGTCGCTCGCGGAAGCTCTCGGCGTCCACTATCAGACCATCGGCTACCTCGAACGTGGCGAATACAGTCCCAGTCTGTATCTCGCTCTGAAGATCGCCGAGTACTTTGACGTACCCGTTGAAGTTCTCTTCTCGCTCGAGGAGTTCCGGCGCATCGGGTGA
- a CDS encoding ABC transporter permease: MTTVVRRTPRYNPTVSTYKTGLKRGLISARIQLTTPSEIVGTLVMMTLMVVSLIFLSQGTFGGASVDLGAMGLPGVIAMGVLFSGVMGIVGVLSMDRTNGTLLRSKSVPGGTTGYLVGEITANLISTVVSALLMLVVGLLLFDGLEFASPLRWLLFASVLVLGMVSTLAIGAVLGALVSNPKFMGFVMMPVLVLVGISGIFYPIVALPGWLQGVAQAFPLYWYGLGLRASLLPDAMSAVEISGSWRLEWVFIVLAAWAVVCLAIAPKLLGRMARRESGSTLAARRLDVQQQWGV; the protein is encoded by the coding sequence ATGACGACGGTTGTGAGGAGAACCCCTCGGTACAACCCGACGGTGAGCACCTACAAGACCGGCCTGAAGCGCGGGTTGATCTCGGCGCGCATTCAGCTGACTACTCCGAGTGAGATCGTCGGCACCCTCGTGATGATGACGCTGATGGTTGTGTCGCTGATCTTTCTGTCGCAGGGAACATTCGGCGGCGCATCCGTCGATCTCGGAGCGATGGGACTGCCCGGCGTCATCGCGATGGGCGTTCTGTTTAGCGGTGTCATGGGGATCGTGGGAGTCCTCTCCATGGATCGCACGAACGGCACTCTCCTGCGCTCAAAATCGGTACCGGGCGGAACAACGGGCTATCTTGTCGGGGAAATCACGGCAAATCTCATCTCCACCGTGGTCTCCGCACTTCTGATGCTCGTTGTCGGGCTGCTGCTCTTCGACGGTCTGGAGTTCGCTTCGCCATTGCGCTGGCTGCTCTTCGCTTCCGTGCTCGTGCTCGGAATGGTGTCCACCTTGGCGATTGGCGCCGTTCTCGGAGCACTTGTCTCCAACCCGAAGTTCATGGGTTTCGTGATGATGCCAGTCTTGGTGCTCGTCGGCATTTCAGGAATCTTCTATCCGATCGTCGCGCTCCCCGGGTGGCTGCAGGGAGTCGCACAGGCCTTCCCGCTGTATTGGTACGGCCTCGGGCTGCGGGCCTCGCTGCTGCCTGACGCGATGTCCGCCGTCGAAATCTCTGGGTCCTGGCGACTGGAATGGGTGTTCATCGTTCTGGCCGCGTGGGCGGTCGTGTGTCTCGCCATCGCTCCGAAGCTCCTCGGCCGGATGGCGCGCCGAGAATCGGGGTCGACGCTTGCCGCGCGCCGCCTGGACGTTCAGCAGCAGTGGGGGGTTTAG
- a CDS encoding ABC transporter ATP-binding protein has protein sequence MESSQTASRTPIISVSDLRMSYGDKTVLDGLQLDIHEDEIVAMLGPNGAGKSTTIEILEGFRTPSSGSVSVLGSDPARGDDGWRSQIGMVLQASTDHGKWRPRQLLSHLADFYRPYVDPWEADELLDMVGLTEQAQQKLQTLSGGQRRRLDVALAIIGKPSLLFLDEPTTGFDPRARRDFHDLIHRLSDMEGITIMLTTHDLAEAEALASRIVILAGGRIIADGTPFELTSAVSRTAEISWRAHGQQHLHVAEDSTQFVRELLEHDAGVADLQIRRATLEDAYLSLVEEFESGGTIEATAFEEAAR, from the coding sequence GTGGAATCATCGCAGACGGCGTCACGAACGCCGATCATCTCTGTCTCCGATCTGCGCATGAGTTACGGAGACAAGACCGTTCTCGATGGTCTTCAGCTCGACATCCACGAAGACGAGATCGTGGCGATGCTCGGGCCGAATGGGGCGGGAAAGAGCACGACGATCGAGATCCTCGAGGGATTCCGCACACCCTCGTCAGGGAGTGTCTCCGTCCTCGGCAGCGATCCGGCGCGAGGCGACGACGGCTGGCGGTCGCAGATCGGGATGGTCCTTCAAGCATCGACCGATCACGGCAAATGGCGGCCGCGCCAGTTGCTATCGCATCTGGCCGACTTCTACCGCCCATATGTCGACCCGTGGGAGGCGGACGAGCTGCTGGACATGGTTGGGCTGACCGAGCAGGCACAGCAGAAGCTGCAGACTCTTTCAGGCGGGCAGCGGCGGCGTCTTGATGTGGCGCTCGCCATCATCGGCAAGCCCTCCCTGCTGTTTCTCGACGAACCGACGACGGGGTTCGACCCGCGTGCACGCCGGGACTTTCACGACCTCATCCATCGACTGAGCGACATGGAAGGCATCACGATCATGCTGACAACACACGATCTGGCCGAAGCCGAGGCGCTGGCCAGTCGCATCGTCATTCTCGCAGGCGGGCGAATCATCGCCGACGGCACCCCATTCGAACTGACGAGCGCGGTGTCACGCACTGCCGAGATCAGTTGGCGCGCGCACGGGCAGCAACACCTCCACGTCGCCGAGGACTCAACGCAGTTCGTGCGCGAGCTGTTGGAGCACGATGCCGGCGTGGCCGACCTGCAGATTCGTCGTGCAACGCTTGAAGACGCCTACCTGTCGCTCGTCGAGGAGTTCGAGAGTGGCGGCACGATTGAGGCAACAGCGTTCGAGGAGGCAGCGCGATGA
- a CDS encoding ArsR/SmtB family transcription factor → MADIFDVIADGTRRDILRVLRERHSLDESGAARGTSVSEIVAGLGLSQPTVSKHLKVLREAGLVEVREEGQHRYYSLDSEPLEAVEDWLIPFLSVDFSEQDLKREIEAHLPEQAKQVADAIGHVAAGTRKRVSNAVTAMGKRFGRSGE, encoded by the coding sequence ATGGCCGACATCTTTGACGTTATCGCAGACGGAACAAGAAGGGACATCTTGCGCGTGCTTCGCGAACGTCATTCCCTCGATGAGAGCGGTGCCGCGCGCGGAACAAGCGTCTCCGAGATCGTCGCCGGGCTGGGACTGAGCCAGCCAACCGTCTCCAAGCACCTCAAGGTGCTGCGCGAAGCCGGGCTCGTGGAGGTGCGCGAAGAAGGGCAGCACCGCTACTACTCACTCGACAGCGAGCCTCTCGAAGCCGTCGAAGACTGGCTCATCCCCTTTCTGAGCGTTGACTTCAGCGAGCAGGATCTCAAACGCGAGATCGAAGCTCATCTGCCCGAGCAGGCCAAGCAGGTTGCCGACGCGATAGGGCACGTCGCCGCGGGAACGCGCAAGCGCGTCTCGAACGCCGTCACGGCGATGGGCAAGCGATTCGGCAGATCTGGCGAATAG